The bacterium genome window below encodes:
- the arfB gene encoding aminoacyl-tRNA hydrolase yields the protein MLPVRDDLVIPERELTYRSSRSSGPGGQNVNKVETRVTLLFDVSASTVLHESQKARLRRRLTTRISKAGVLRVVSQKHRTQGANREAARARLSELLAEALEPERRRRRTRTPERARRKRLEEKKRRGDLKRGRGQVREP from the coding sequence ATGCTCCCCGTACGCGACGATCTGGTCATTCCCGAGCGCGAGCTGACCTATCGCTCGTCCCGGAGCTCGGGTCCCGGAGGACAGAACGTCAACAAGGTAGAGACCCGAGTGACACTTCTGTTCGACGTCTCGGCATCGACCGTCCTCCACGAGTCCCAGAAGGCGCGTCTCCGGCGCCGCCTGACGACGCGAATCAGCAAAGCCGGCGTACTGAGAGTCGTGTCACAAAAGCACCGTACTCAGGGAGCCAACCGGGAAGCGGCCAGAGCCAGACTCTCCGAGCTCCTGGCAGAAGCGCTCGAACCCGAACGCCGGCGCCGGCGCACGAGGACGCCCGAGAGGGCCAGGCGCAAGCGGCTGGAGGAGAAGAAACGGCGGGGTGACCTCAAGCGCGGTCGAGGGCAGGTGCGCGAGCCTTGA
- a CDS encoding DUF393 domain-containing protein — protein sequence MSGQDRETHVVFYDGVCGLCDRTVQLLLRIDRTRALSFAPLQGKAAAELKRRHRITRDLKTLLFVESYGTDRELVSSHSTGVLRILARLGGVWGAVSWLRIVPRPLRDLVYRTVARHRYHWFGRFDHCKLPDADLSDRFLD from the coding sequence TTGAGCGGCCAAGATCGGGAGACCCACGTCGTCTTCTACGATGGGGTCTGCGGTCTGTGCGACCGCACGGTCCAGCTGCTTCTGAGAATCGACCGCACTCGTGCTCTGTCGTTCGCGCCTCTCCAGGGTAAGGCGGCGGCGGAGCTGAAGCGCAGACACCGAATCACCCGGGACTTGAAAACCCTGTTGTTCGTCGAGAGCTACGGCACCGACCGGGAGCTCGTCTCCTCTCACTCGACAGGAGTGCTTCGAATACTCGCCCGGCTCGGGGGCGTCTGGGGCGCCGTCTCGTGGTTGAGAATCGTACCGCGACCGCTACGAGACCTCGTCTACCGAACCGTCGCCCGCCATCGCTATCACTGGTTCGGCCGATTCGACCACTGCAAGCTGCCCGACGCCGACCTCTCGGATCGTTTTCTGGACTGA